In a genomic window of Saccharothrix sp. HUAS TT1:
- a CDS encoding dTMP kinase translates to MGKLVVIEGLDGAGKRTLAKALTDALGARGAKVATGAFPRYGEDVHADLVRDGLHGRLGDLTDSVHGMSVLYALDRRGAADGIRADLAQYDVVLLDRYIASNAAYGAARLHQGADGEFVEWVRALEVDRFGLPIPDLHLLLRVPVGVAADRAAHREAEEARERDLYESDGGLQARCAAVYDGLAAAGWLSPWEVLDGTADLRVEALLDRWFTH, encoded by the coding sequence GTGGGAAAACTCGTCGTGATCGAGGGCCTGGACGGCGCCGGCAAGCGCACCCTGGCGAAGGCGTTGACCGACGCGCTGGGCGCGCGCGGCGCGAAGGTGGCCACCGGCGCGTTCCCCCGGTACGGCGAGGACGTGCACGCGGACCTGGTGCGCGACGGGCTGCACGGCAGGCTCGGCGACCTGACCGACTCGGTGCACGGCATGTCGGTCCTCTACGCCCTCGACCGGCGCGGCGCGGCCGACGGCATCCGCGCCGACCTGGCCCAGTACGACGTGGTGCTGCTCGACCGGTACATCGCGTCCAACGCCGCCTACGGCGCGGCCCGGCTGCACCAGGGCGCCGACGGCGAGTTCGTGGAGTGGGTGCGGGCGCTGGAGGTGGACCGCTTCGGGTTGCCGATCCCGGACCTGCACCTGCTGCTGAGGGTGCCGGTGGGCGTCGCGGCGGACCGCGCGGCGCACCGCGAGGCGGAGGAAGCCAGGGAGCGGGACCTCTACGAGTCCGACGGCGGGCTGCAGGCGCGCTGCGCCGCCGTCTACGACGGGTTGGCCGCCGCCGGGTGGCTCTCGCCGTGGGAGGTCCTGGACGGCACCGCTGACCTGCGCGTCGAAGCGCTGCTCGACCGGTGGTTCACCCATTAG
- the ahcY gene encoding adenosylhomocysteinase, with amino-acid sequence MTAERLQTRNGIDFAVADLSLAEFGRKEIRLAEHEMPGLMALRREYSEVYPLKGARVSGSLHMTVQTAVLIETLVALGAEVRWASCNIFSTQDHAAAAVVVGPHGTPEEPRGVPCFAWKGETLQEYWWTAESMLTWPDGGGPNMILDDGGDATMMVHKGAQWEKAGVVPQPEADDSEEWQVFLGRLRDSLAADSGKWTKIAEGIRGVTEETTTGVMRLYQLAAAGELLFPAINVNDAVTKSKFDNRYGIRHSLIDGINRGTDVLMGGKVAVICGYGDVGKGAAESLRGQGARIVVTEIDPICALQAAMDGYDVQRLEDVLDRADIVITTTGNKDVVRVEHMAAMKHQAIVGNIGHFDNEIDMAGLARFPGVRRINIKPQVDEWVFPDGHSVLVLSEGRLLNLGNATGHPSFVMSNSFSNQVIAQVELFTKHREYDREVYRLPKKLDEKVARIHLDALGGKLTKLTKDQAEYIDVDVEGPYKPEHYRY; translated from the coding sequence ATGACCGCCGAGAGGCTCCAGACCCGCAACGGCATCGACTTCGCCGTGGCGGACCTCTCCCTGGCCGAGTTCGGCCGCAAGGAGATCCGGCTGGCCGAGCACGAGATGCCCGGTTTGATGGCGTTGCGCCGCGAGTACTCGGAGGTCTACCCGCTCAAGGGCGCGCGGGTCTCCGGGTCGCTGCACATGACGGTGCAGACCGCGGTGCTGATCGAGACGCTGGTCGCGTTGGGCGCCGAGGTCCGCTGGGCGTCGTGCAACATCTTCTCCACCCAGGACCACGCCGCCGCCGCGGTCGTGGTGGGCCCCCACGGCACCCCCGAGGAACCCCGGGGCGTCCCCTGCTTCGCCTGGAAGGGCGAGACGCTGCAGGAGTACTGGTGGACCGCGGAGTCGATGCTGACCTGGCCCGACGGCGGCGGCCCGAACATGATCCTCGACGACGGCGGCGACGCCACGATGATGGTCCACAAGGGCGCGCAGTGGGAGAAGGCCGGCGTCGTCCCGCAGCCCGAGGCCGACGACTCCGAGGAGTGGCAGGTCTTCCTGGGCCGGCTGCGCGACTCCCTGGCCGCCGACAGCGGCAAGTGGACCAAGATCGCCGAGGGCATCCGCGGCGTGACCGAGGAGACCACCACCGGCGTCATGCGGCTCTACCAGCTCGCCGCCGCCGGTGAGCTGCTGTTCCCGGCGATCAACGTCAACGACGCGGTGACCAAGTCCAAGTTCGACAACCGCTACGGCATCCGGCACTCGCTGATCGACGGCATCAACCGCGGCACCGACGTGCTCATGGGCGGCAAGGTCGCCGTGATCTGCGGCTACGGCGACGTCGGCAAGGGCGCGGCGGAGTCGCTGCGCGGGCAGGGCGCCCGGATCGTGGTCACCGAGATCGACCCGATCTGCGCGTTGCAGGCCGCCATGGACGGCTACGACGTCCAACGCCTGGAGGACGTGCTGGACCGGGCGGACATCGTGATCACCACCACCGGCAACAAGGACGTGGTGCGGGTGGAGCACATGGCCGCGATGAAGCACCAGGCGATCGTGGGCAACATCGGCCACTTCGACAACGAGATCGACATGGCCGGCCTGGCCCGCTTCCCCGGCGTCCGCCGGATCAACATCAAGCCCCAGGTCGACGAGTGGGTCTTCCCCGACGGCCACTCCGTCCTGGTGCTCTCCGAGGGCCGGCTGCTCAACCTGGGCAACGCCACCGGCCACCCCAGCTTCGTGATGTCCAACTCCTTCTCCAACCAGGTCATCGCCCAGGTCGAGCTGTTCACCAAGCACCGGGAATACGACCGCGAGGTCTACCGGCTGCCCAAGAAGCTCGACGAGAAGGTCGCCCGCATCCACCTCGACGCGCTCGGCGGCAAGCTCACCAAGCTGACCAAGGACCAGGCCGAGTACATCGACGTCGACGTCGAGGGCCCCTACAAGCCCGAGCACTACCGGTACTAG
- a CDS encoding ComF family protein produces the protein MLINLLFPPRCPGCGAWGVRVCARCLALFGPPRRVPGAGPPVFALAAYAGAARELVLAFKERGRRELAAVFGALVAAAVPRLPGVGPDPWLVPVPSRASAARARGGSHVLGMARSSGIPVLPALTFAKGVRDSVGLDAASRRANLAGRVRLVPERLPPPKTPVVLLDDVVTTGSTARACVSVLKAAGFRVPAVLTLTTAHPTHPHG, from the coding sequence GTGCTGATCAACCTGCTGTTCCCGCCCCGCTGTCCCGGCTGCGGCGCCTGGGGCGTGCGCGTCTGCGCCCGCTGCCTGGCCCTGTTCGGCCCTCCCCGGCGCGTGCCCGGCGCCGGGCCGCCGGTGTTCGCGCTGGCGGCGTACGCGGGCGCGGCGCGTGAGCTGGTGCTCGCCTTCAAGGAGCGCGGCCGGCGCGAGCTGGCGGCCGTGTTCGGCGCGCTGGTGGCCGCCGCTGTGCCCCGGCTGCCCGGCGTGGGCCCCGACCCGTGGCTGGTGCCCGTGCCGTCCCGGGCGTCGGCCGCCCGAGCCCGCGGCGGTTCCCACGTCCTGGGAATGGCACGCTCGTCCGGCATTCCGGTGCTGCCCGCGCTGACTTTTGCGAAAGGTGTTCGCGATTCCGTCGGGCTCGACGCGGCGTCCAGGAGGGCGAACCTGGCCGGTCGCGTCCGGCTCGTCCCGGAACGGCTGCCGCCGCCGAAAACCCCGGTCGTCCTGCTGGACGACGTGGTGACGACGGGATCGACGGCACGCGCCTGCGTTTCGGTGTTGAAAGCGGCCGGGTTCCGGGTACCCGCCGTTCTCACGCTGACAA
- a CDS encoding LpqB family beta-propeller domain-containing protein, with protein MRLLAALLALFALAGCAAIPTETSPIAVNPSAGNASEAAAPKPVKDIDPLTLVREFVNASANPEGDYAAAKAYLTENAKKAWNTKGTPTIIDTTFNTVPSPGVAADDKNRTVLLQGRNVGRLQLEDNSFIQLIGPLDTPIGIERDDEDQWRISAPPDGIYVPLGGFQQNYRRVTLFFYSPDFSVLVPDPRWVVIAPSTSIPSRVTSLLLKGPAVGMRGALVTAVPNGATQRRNTSEANDGALEVDLTKVGDITAQVGKQIVAQVVRSLAGVTSSRIRLLVEGQPISAEQYEWRPADVQTGEALTTPGAELTGLLVGDGRIKQVDGNPVPGPAGAGDYQAVTAAQSMDGSRLAVVGRVGNSVKLRVGPVQEQLAQVDLSASSMTRPTWLLSGRQGEPGTEVWTVADGTNVVRVMKTDSGWSANAVNASELTELGGITELRLSRDGTRVAAVVGGKLVVAAVVRGQDSAVSLRSPRHLQPSQLGSSALALDWLAQDVLVVSTSLSAWPIAKVNIDGVRVERYNTSNLTVPVASVTAAPGRNVLAVDQSGLWSAGDVGDVWRASTTKVDAGTQAFYPG; from the coding sequence GTGAGGCTGCTCGCGGCGCTCCTGGCCCTGTTCGCGCTCGCGGGCTGCGCCGCGATCCCCACCGAGACCTCGCCGATCGCGGTCAACCCGTCGGCGGGCAACGCCAGCGAGGCCGCCGCGCCCAAGCCGGTCAAGGACATCGACCCGCTGACGCTGGTCCGCGAGTTCGTCAACGCGTCGGCCAACCCCGAGGGCGACTACGCGGCGGCCAAGGCGTACCTGACCGAGAACGCCAAGAAGGCGTGGAACACCAAGGGCACGCCGACGATCATCGACACCACGTTCAACACCGTGCCGTCGCCGGGCGTGGCGGCCGACGACAAGAACCGCACGGTGCTGCTCCAAGGTCGCAACGTCGGCCGGCTCCAGCTGGAGGACAACTCGTTCATCCAGCTCATCGGGCCCCTGGACACCCCCATCGGGATCGAGCGCGACGACGAGGACCAGTGGCGCATCTCGGCCCCGCCGGACGGCATCTACGTGCCGCTGGGCGGGTTCCAGCAGAACTACCGGCGGGTGACGCTGTTCTTCTACAGCCCGGACTTCAGCGTGCTCGTGCCCGACCCGCGGTGGGTGGTCATCGCGCCGTCGACGTCGATCCCGAGCCGGGTGACGAGCCTGCTGCTCAAGGGTCCGGCCGTGGGGATGCGCGGCGCGCTGGTCACGGCCGTCCCGAACGGCGCCACGCAGCGCCGGAACACCTCCGAGGCCAACGACGGCGCGCTGGAGGTGGACCTGACGAAGGTCGGCGACATCACCGCGCAGGTCGGCAAGCAGATCGTGGCGCAGGTGGTGCGGTCGCTGGCGGGCGTGACCAGCAGCCGGATCCGACTGCTGGTCGAGGGCCAGCCGATCAGCGCCGAGCAGTACGAGTGGCGGCCCGCCGACGTGCAGACCGGCGAGGCGCTGACCACGCCCGGCGCGGAGCTGACCGGGCTGCTGGTCGGCGACGGCCGGATCAAGCAGGTCGACGGCAACCCGGTGCCGGGGCCCGCGGGCGCGGGCGACTACCAGGCGGTGACGGCGGCGCAGTCGATGGACGGCAGCCGGCTGGCCGTGGTCGGCCGGGTCGGGAACTCGGTGAAGCTGCGGGTCGGGCCGGTCCAGGAGCAGTTGGCGCAGGTCGACCTGTCGGCGAGCAGCATGACCAGGCCGACGTGGCTGCTCAGCGGGCGGCAGGGCGAGCCGGGCACCGAGGTGTGGACGGTGGCCGACGGCACCAACGTGGTGCGGGTGATGAAGACCGACAGCGGGTGGTCGGCGAACGCCGTCAACGCCTCCGAGCTGACCGAGCTGGGCGGCATCACCGAGCTGCGGCTGTCCCGCGACGGGACGAGGGTGGCCGCCGTGGTCGGCGGGAAGCTCGTGGTGGCGGCCGTGGTGCGGGGTCAGGACTCGGCGGTGTCGCTGCGGTCGCCGCGCCACCTGCAGCCGTCGCAGCTGGGCAGCAGCGCGCTGGCGCTGGACTGGCTGGCGCAGGACGTGCTGGTGGTGAGCACGTCGTTGAGCGCGTGGCCGATCGCGAAGGTGAACATCGACGGGGTGCGGGTCGAGCGGTACAACACGTCGAACCTGACCGTGCCGGTGGCGTCGGTGACCGCGGCGCCCGGTCGGAACGTGCTGGCGGTGGACCAGAGCGGGTTGTGGAGCGCGGGCGACGTCGGTGACGTGTGGCGCGCGTCGACCACGAAGGTCGACGCGGGCACCCAGGCGTTCTACCCGGGCTGA
- the mtrA gene encoding MtrAB system response regulator MtrA, producing the protein MKARVLVVDDDPALAEMLTIVLRGEGFDTAVVADGARALPALRELKPDLVLLDLMLPGMNGIDVCKAIRSESGVPIVMLTAKSDTVDVVLGLESGADDYVVKPFKPKELVARIRARLRRTEAEPAEVLQIGDLTIDVPGHEVLREGKPIQLTPLEFDLLVALARKPRQVFTREVLLEQVWGYRHAADTRLVNVHVQRLRSKVERDPEHPEVVLTVRGVGYKAGPP; encoded by the coding sequence ATGAAGGCACGCGTGCTCGTCGTGGACGACGACCCCGCCCTGGCGGAGATGCTGACCATCGTGCTGCGGGGCGAGGGCTTCGACACCGCTGTGGTGGCCGACGGCGCACGCGCGCTGCCCGCGCTGCGCGAGCTGAAGCCCGACCTGGTCCTGCTGGACCTGATGCTGCCCGGCATGAACGGCATCGACGTCTGCAAGGCGATCAGGTCCGAGTCCGGCGTCCCGATCGTGATGCTGACCGCGAAGAGCGACACGGTGGACGTGGTGCTCGGGCTGGAGTCCGGCGCGGACGACTACGTGGTCAAGCCGTTCAAGCCGAAGGAGCTGGTGGCGCGCATCCGCGCCCGCCTGCGGCGGACCGAGGCGGAGCCCGCCGAGGTGCTGCAGATCGGCGACCTGACCATCGACGTGCCCGGCCACGAGGTGCTGCGCGAGGGCAAGCCGATCCAGCTGACGCCGCTGGAGTTCGACCTGCTGGTGGCGCTGGCCCGCAAGCCGCGCCAGGTGTTCACCCGCGAGGTGCTGCTGGAGCAGGTGTGGGGCTACCGGCACGCGGCGGACACCCGGCTGGTGAACGTCCACGTGCAGCGGCTGCGCTCCAAGGTCGAGCGCGACCCGGAGCACCCCGAGGTGGTGCTGACCGTGCGCGGCGTCGGGTACAAGGCCGGCCCTCCGTGA
- the mtrB gene encoding MtrAB system histidine kinase MtrB gives MTRRVLDRVVREARRVVERARRQAVSFGELWRRSLQLRVVVSTLALSSAVVFVLGMVLQVQITGQLLETKIEAALRQAEASAAAIQPDLAGLNPGPDSVKARFTTALNKINSSGADLDPTSSGAGAFEPVLRDPFGSGSDGLPVAVGQYEDVPDGLFKMLERGSTGYQITTVDRETGPTTLLVVGKPVNSSARAMHLYLLFPLTSEQATADVVQSTLVVGGVVLLVLLALIANLVTRQVVRPVRQAAEIAERFAEGSLDQRMPVVGEDDVARLAESYNEMAASIQRQIHQLEEFGQLQRRFTSDVSHELRTPLTTVRMAADVLHASREQFPGGLARSTELLVDELDRFESLLGDLLEISRLDAGVEELAAELVDIRVLARRAHDAVRAIANSSGTTIVMDLPDHEVTAELDSRRVERILRNLLANAIDHGEGLPVELKLRGDGEAVAVTVRDHGVGLRAGEADLVFNRFWRADPSRNRRTGGTGLGLSISLEDARLHGGWLEAWGERGHGAVFRMTLPCHHGHELTSSPLPLEPPDLPPVVEPEPDEPEAVEEVELTEEEITWQPAQPVTGEREEVR, from the coding sequence ATGACCCGTCGTGTGCTCGACCGCGTGGTGCGCGAGGCGCGCCGCGTGGTCGAGCGCGCGCGTCGCCAGGCGGTCTCGTTCGGCGAGCTGTGGCGGCGTTCGCTGCAGCTGCGGGTGGTCGTCAGCACGCTGGCGCTGTCGTCCGCCGTGGTGTTCGTGCTGGGCATGGTGCTCCAGGTGCAGATCACCGGCCAGCTGCTGGAGACCAAGATCGAGGCGGCGCTGCGGCAGGCCGAGGCGAGCGCGGCGGCCATCCAGCCCGACCTCGCGGGGCTCAACCCCGGCCCGGACAGCGTCAAGGCCCGGTTCACCACCGCGCTGAACAAGATCAACAGCTCCGGCGCGGACCTCGACCCCACGAGCTCCGGCGCGGGCGCGTTCGAGCCCGTGCTCCGCGACCCCTTCGGCTCCGGCTCGGACGGCCTGCCGGTCGCCGTCGGCCAGTACGAGGACGTGCCGGACGGCCTGTTCAAGATGCTCGAACGGGGCAGCACCGGCTACCAGATCACCACCGTCGACCGGGAGACGGGGCCGACCACGCTGCTGGTCGTCGGCAAGCCGGTGAACAGCTCCGCCCGCGCCATGCACCTGTACCTGCTGTTCCCGCTGACCAGCGAGCAGGCCACGGCCGACGTCGTGCAGAGCACCCTGGTCGTCGGCGGCGTGGTGCTGCTCGTGCTGCTCGCGCTCATCGCGAACCTGGTCACCCGGCAGGTGGTGCGCCCGGTGCGGCAGGCCGCCGAAATCGCCGAGCGGTTCGCCGAGGGCAGCCTCGACCAGCGGATGCCGGTGGTCGGCGAGGACGACGTGGCGCGGCTGGCCGAGTCCTACAACGAGATGGCCGCGAGCATCCAGCGGCAGATCCACCAGCTGGAGGAGTTCGGCCAGCTGCAGCGCCGGTTCACCTCCGACGTGTCGCACGAGCTGCGCACGCCGCTGACCACCGTGCGGATGGCCGCGGACGTGCTGCACGCCTCGCGCGAGCAGTTCCCCGGCGGCCTGGCCCGGTCCACCGAGCTGCTGGTGGACGAGCTGGACCGGTTCGAGTCGCTGCTCGGCGACCTGCTGGAGATCAGCAGGCTGGACGCGGGCGTCGAGGAGCTGGCCGCCGAGCTGGTCGACATCCGGGTGCTGGCCAGGCGCGCCCACGACGCCGTGCGGGCCATCGCCAACAGCAGCGGCACCACGATCGTGATGGACCTGCCCGACCACGAGGTCACCGCCGAGCTGGACTCCCGCCGGGTCGAGCGCATCCTGCGCAACCTGCTGGCCAACGCCATCGACCACGGCGAGGGCCTGCCGGTGGAGCTGAAGCTGCGCGGCGACGGCGAGGCGGTCGCGGTGACCGTGCGCGACCACGGCGTCGGCCTGCGCGCCGGCGAGGCGGACCTGGTGTTCAACCGGTTCTGGCGGGCCGACCCGTCCCGCAACCGCCGCACCGGCGGCACCGGCCTCGGCCTGTCGATCAGCCTGGAGGACGCGCGGCTGCACGGCGGCTGGCTGGAGGCGTGGGGCGAGCGCGGCCACGGCGCGGTGTTCCGGATGACCCTGCCGTGCCACCACGGCCACGAGCTGACGTCCAGCCCGCTGCCGCTGGAGCCGCCGGACCTGCCACCCGTGGTCGAGCCCGAGCCGGACGAGCCCGAGGCGGTGGAGGAGGTCGAGCTGACCGAGGAGGAGATCACGTGGCAGCCCGCGCAACCGGTCACCGGCGAGCGGGAGGAGGTCCGGTGA